The Corynebacterium confusum genome has a window encoding:
- a CDS encoding DedA family protein, whose translation MVDSILQVIESIMTTDWVYPVIGCLIFLDCFFPVLPSEIPLNLVGAWAGSQGVPSVTVMFFTALFAAILGDNLCFLLGTRFMPYLQRLRRGSKAYDGLLWVKRHMRRSGGAAIIIARFIPSARLFMTILLGSVRYPWPLFFFFDSIGVAIWAFQALAIGYLGGMAFSDSPLAAMLVSIVAAVVIGFAIQWLQNRILDWKDTRNGYAETP comes from the coding sequence ATGGTGGACTCAATCCTGCAGGTCATCGAGTCGATTATGACCACCGACTGGGTGTACCCGGTCATCGGCTGCCTCATCTTCCTCGACTGCTTCTTCCCCGTCCTGCCGTCTGAAATCCCCCTGAACCTGGTCGGGGCCTGGGCCGGCAGCCAAGGGGTCCCGTCCGTGACCGTGATGTTTTTCACGGCTCTGTTCGCCGCCATCCTGGGCGACAACCTGTGTTTCCTGCTGGGCACCCGCTTCATGCCCTACCTGCAGCGCCTGCGCCGCGGTTCCAAGGCCTACGACGGCCTGCTGTGGGTCAAGCGCCACATGCGGCGCAGCGGCGGGGCCGCCATCATCATCGCCCGCTTCATCCCCTCAGCGCGCCTGTTCATGACCATCCTGCTGGGATCGGTGCGCTACCCGTGGCCGCTGTTTTTCTTCTTCGACAGCATCGGCGTGGCCATCTGGGCCTTCCAGGCCCTAGCCATCGGCTACCTGGGCGGCATGGCCTTTTCGGATTCTCCCCTGGCGGCCATGCTGGTCAGTATCGTGGCCGCGGTGGTCATCGGTTTCGCCATCCAGTGGCTGCAAAACCGGATCCTGGACTGGAAGGACACCCGCAACGGCTACGCGGAGACCCCCTAA
- the topA gene encoding type I DNA topoisomerase — translation MAEASDTSGKTLVIVESATKAKKIQPYLGDDYIVEASVGHIRDLPRGASDVPSKYKKESWARLGVNPEDDFTPLYVISADKKKKVADLKAKLKQCDQLFLATDPDREGEAIAWHLLEVLKPKVPVRRMVFNEITKSAILEAAENTRELDENLIDAQETRRILDRLYGYEVSPVLWKKVMPRLSAGRVQSVATRVIVERERERMAFIAADYWDLAADLDTGNSGSEEPRTFSARLAAVDGQRVAVGRDFDDRGRVKNDDVVVLGQEQAEALADGLSGQSVSVASVEHKPYTRKPYPPFMTSTLQQEAGRRLHFTSERTMRIAQRLYENGHITYMRTDSTSLSKQGLNAARNAATSIYGQEYVASSPRVYDRKVKNSQEAHEAIRPAGESFATPGQLSGQLDAEEFRLYDLIWKRTVACQMEDAKGTSMKVTVAGTAATGNEVDFTATGRTITFPGFLKAYEDPSNPGKGGKNGKNDKDDASKRLPQLREGQGLTIADLKAEGHSTNPPARYTEASLVKKMEDLGIGRPSTYASIIKTIQDRGYVVSRGNALVPSWVAFAVTGLLENNFTELVDYDFTSSMEDELDAIAAGNQDRTQWLKDFYFGNAQVGQQKAASVARHGGLKSLIDVNLEQIDARQVNSLKLYTDSEGRDVVVRVGRYGPYIERVIGRDEETGEPVYQRANLSETTTPDELTEQLAEKLFATPQGGRELGENPANGRMVVAKEGRFGPYVTEVVRDDERATAEAEAEEVVAKERAEEDAQRAAEGKRAKNWETKTAAKQKEKRVAQYIDEKLKPGTASLFSSMEPSEVTLDEALKLLSLPREVGVDPSDGEIITAQNGRYGPYLKKGTDSRSLANEEQIFSITLDEARRIYAEPKRRGRQAAQPPLKQLGDNDVSGKPMTVKDGRFGPYVTDGTTNASLRKGDKPEAMTDARANELLSERRAKEAANGGSKASKKAGKKTSKKSTKKSTKKTAKKSTKKSTKKAGKKSTTKTAKKPSPGTKNVVKAGSRRSK, via the coding sequence GTGGCAGAAGCTTCCGACACGTCGGGCAAGACCCTGGTCATCGTAGAGTCGGCGACCAAGGCGAAAAAGATCCAGCCGTATTTGGGCGACGACTACATAGTCGAAGCCTCGGTTGGTCACATCCGGGATCTTCCCCGCGGGGCGTCAGACGTACCGTCGAAATACAAGAAGGAGTCTTGGGCGCGCTTGGGCGTGAACCCGGAGGACGACTTCACGCCGCTGTACGTGATCAGCGCTGACAAAAAGAAGAAGGTCGCGGACCTCAAAGCCAAGCTGAAGCAGTGCGATCAGCTCTTCCTCGCAACAGACCCCGACCGCGAGGGCGAGGCCATCGCCTGGCACCTGCTCGAGGTGCTCAAGCCCAAGGTGCCGGTGCGCCGCATGGTCTTCAACGAGATCACTAAGTCCGCCATCCTGGAGGCGGCTGAAAACACCCGCGAGCTGGACGAGAACCTCATCGATGCCCAGGAGACCCGACGCATCCTGGACCGCCTCTACGGCTACGAGGTCTCCCCGGTGCTGTGGAAGAAGGTCATGCCGCGCCTGTCGGCCGGCCGCGTGCAGTCGGTGGCCACCCGCGTCATCGTCGAGCGCGAACGCGAGCGCATGGCGTTCATCGCCGCCGACTACTGGGATCTGGCCGCCGATCTGGACACCGGCAACAGCGGATCCGAGGAGCCGCGGACCTTCTCCGCCCGCCTGGCGGCCGTCGATGGCCAGCGCGTGGCCGTCGGCCGCGACTTCGACGACCGCGGGCGCGTCAAGAACGACGACGTCGTGGTGTTGGGCCAGGAGCAGGCCGAGGCCCTGGCCGACGGGCTGAGCGGCCAGTCGGTGAGCGTGGCCAGCGTGGAGCACAAACCCTATACCCGCAAGCCCTACCCGCCGTTTATGACCTCGACCCTGCAGCAGGAGGCGGGTCGGCGCCTGCACTTCACGTCGGAGCGCACCATGCGCATTGCGCAGCGCCTCTACGAAAACGGTCACATCACCTATATGCGTACCGACTCCACCTCGCTGTCCAAGCAGGGGCTGAACGCGGCCCGCAACGCCGCGACCAGCATCTACGGCCAGGAATACGTCGCCAGCTCCCCGCGCGTTTATGACCGCAAGGTCAAAAACTCCCAGGAGGCCCACGAGGCCATCCGCCCGGCCGGCGAGTCCTTCGCCACCCCGGGGCAGCTATCCGGCCAGCTGGACGCGGAGGAGTTCCGCCTCTACGACCTCATCTGGAAGCGCACCGTCGCCTGCCAGATGGAGGACGCCAAGGGCACCTCCATGAAGGTCACGGTGGCCGGCACGGCCGCCACCGGCAACGAGGTGGACTTCACTGCCACCGGCCGCACGATCACCTTCCCGGGCTTCCTGAAGGCCTACGAGGACCCGAGCAACCCGGGCAAGGGAGGCAAGAACGGCAAGAATGACAAGGACGATGCCAGCAAGCGCCTGCCCCAGCTGCGTGAAGGCCAGGGGCTGACCATCGCCGATCTCAAGGCCGAGGGCCACTCGACCAACCCGCCGGCCCGCTACACCGAGGCCAGCCTGGTCAAAAAAATGGAGGACCTGGGCATCGGCCGCCCGTCGACGTACGCGTCCATCATCAAGACCATCCAGGACCGCGGCTACGTGGTCTCCCGCGGCAACGCCCTGGTGCCCAGCTGGGTGGCGTTTGCGGTCACCGGGCTGCTGGAGAACAACTTCACCGAGCTGGTGGACTACGACTTCACCTCCTCGATGGAGGACGAGCTGGACGCCATCGCGGCTGGCAACCAGGACCGCACCCAGTGGCTGAAGGACTTCTACTTCGGCAACGCGCAGGTGGGCCAGCAGAAGGCGGCATCGGTGGCGCGCCACGGCGGCCTGAAGTCGCTCATCGACGTCAACCTGGAGCAGATCGATGCCCGCCAGGTCAACTCCCTGAAGCTCTACACCGACTCCGAGGGCCGGGACGTGGTGGTCCGCGTGGGCCGCTACGGCCCGTACATCGAGCGCGTTATCGGCCGCGACGAGGAGACCGGGGAGCCGGTCTATCAGCGCGCCAACCTCTCGGAGACCACCACCCCGGACGAGCTGACCGAGCAGCTGGCCGAGAAGCTGTTCGCCACCCCGCAGGGCGGCCGTGAGCTGGGCGAGAACCCGGCCAACGGCCGTATGGTGGTGGCGAAGGAGGGTCGCTTCGGCCCGTACGTGACCGAGGTGGTCCGTGACGACGAGCGCGCCACCGCGGAGGCGGAGGCCGAGGAGGTTGTCGCCAAGGAGCGCGCCGAGGAGGACGCGCAGCGTGCGGCCGAGGGCAAGCGCGCCAAGAACTGGGAGACCAAGACCGCGGCCAAGCAGAAGGAAAAGCGGGTAGCCCAGTACATCGACGAGAAGCTGAAGCCGGGCACGGCCTCGCTGTTTAGCTCGATGGAGCCGTCTGAGGTCACCCTGGACGAGGCCCTCAAGCTGCTGTCGCTGCCCCGCGAGGTGGGCGTGGACCCGTCCGACGGGGAGATCATCACGGCCCAGAACGGCCGTTACGGCCCCTACCTGAAGAAGGGAACGGATTCTAGGTCGCTTGCCAACGAGGAGCAGATCTTCAGCATCACCCTGGACGAGGCCCGCCGCATCTACGCGGAGCCGAAGCGCCGGGGCCGCCAGGCCGCGCAGCCGCCGCTGAAGCAACTGGGCGACAACGACGTCTCCGGAAAGCCGATGACGGTCAAGGACGGCCGCTTCGGCCCCTACGTCACCGACGGGACCACCAACGCCTCCCTGCGCAAGGGCGATAAGCCCGAGGCCATGACCGACGCGCGCGCCAACGAGCTGCTCTCGGAGCGCCGAGCCAAGGAGGCCGCCAACGGCGGTTCCAAGGCCAGCAAGAAGGCGGGCAAGAAGACGAGCAAGAAGTCGACTAAGAAGTCGACGAAAAAGACGGCCAAGAAGTCGACGAAGAAATCGACCAAGAAGGCCGGCAAGAAGTCCACGACGAAGACGGCCAAGAAGCCGTCGCCGGGCACTAAGAACGTGGTGAAGGCGGGTTCTCGCCGGTCGAAGTAG
- the ssd gene encoding septum site-determining protein Ssd, translating into MNAPITDFILIAVTDPLLIPEAQHAAAAASAEVRHAVDPREISRLAAQARAVVVDETTAAHVASLRGRAPAYFVGNEPGPLNYEAALNCHAEAAFILPAESRQLLETLGEVMRGPEEATAEHCLVAVVGAGGGVGASLLAAALARTASQHRADGVVTLVDAGEFSGGLDLLLGLEQQPGARWPELRLGQGAIAGHELRAALPTTADGVAVLSAARSAVADPFRLELAAVEAAAESVRGQAGISIFDCDWHLLPRQAQHVVVPTAAEVRSTAVAAQLVARLAADNRRCHLVVRDRGWSGLSLGEVEKICHADAVAQVPTSKKLAAAVEMGGLPQRLPRAIDATCRQILQAVGRDV; encoded by the coding sequence CCGGCACGCCGTCGACCCGCGCGAGATCTCCCGGCTGGCGGCCCAGGCTAGGGCCGTGGTGGTCGACGAGACCACCGCCGCTCACGTGGCCAGCCTGCGCGGCCGCGCCCCGGCCTACTTCGTGGGCAACGAGCCCGGCCCGCTCAACTACGAGGCGGCGCTTAACTGCCACGCGGAGGCGGCGTTTATCCTGCCGGCGGAGTCCCGCCAGCTGCTGGAGACCCTGGGCGAGGTCATGCGCGGGCCCGAGGAGGCCACCGCCGAGCACTGCCTGGTGGCCGTGGTGGGCGCCGGCGGCGGGGTCGGGGCATCGCTGCTCGCGGCCGCGCTGGCGCGTACGGCCAGCCAGCACCGGGCAGACGGGGTGGTCACGCTGGTCGATGCCGGGGAGTTCTCCGGCGGGCTGGATCTTCTCCTGGGGCTCGAGCAGCAGCCCGGGGCGCGCTGGCCGGAGCTGCGCCTGGGGCAAGGGGCCATCGCCGGGCACGAGCTGCGGGCCGCACTGCCGACCACCGCGGACGGGGTAGCGGTGCTTTCCGCGGCGCGCAGCGCGGTGGCCGACCCGTTCCGCCTCGAGCTGGCTGCCGTCGAGGCCGCTGCGGAAAGCGTGCGCGGACAGGCGGGGATAAGCATCTTCGACTGCGACTGGCACCTGCTGCCGCGGCAGGCCCAGCACGTGGTGGTGCCTACGGCCGCGGAGGTGCGCTCGACCGCGGTGGCCGCCCAGCTGGTGGCCCGGCTGGCGGCGGACAACCGCCGCTGCCACCTGGTGGTCCGGGACCGCGGCTGGTCGGGGCTCAGCCTGGGGGAGGTCGAAAAGATCTGCCACGCCGACGCCGTCGCGCAGGTGCCGACCAGCAAGAAGCTGGCCGCGGCCGTGGAGATGGGCGGGCTGCCGCAGCGCCTGCCCCGCGCCATCGACGCCACCTGCCGCCAGATCCTGCAGGCGGTGGGCCGGGATGTCTAA
- a CDS encoding DEAD/DEAH box helicase — protein MVAESPNPLGAELADILTRRFPESECTHLTTLPPHPAEYADWPGWVDPKLKEVLVDAGIGKLYSHQAATAQAAWAGHDVVVATGTSSGKSLGYQLPILTRLAANPTACALYLTPTKALGSDQLLAAGRLAGWANPAPYDGDTPAEARAGIRNNSRFVFSTPDMVHVSLLAAHQRWARFLRHLEFIVIDECHSYRGVFGANVALVLRRLLRLCRHYGANPTIIAASATMRDPARHLERLTGRPAQAVTADGAPTGTRTIMLWEPGFLDENTRRAATSEAADIMAALVAEGARTLTFVRSRRAAELVSMLCQEELSGRLGRADFARRIASYRAGYLAEDRRALEAGLDDGSLLGVATTSALELGIDVGTLDAVVTAGFPGTVASFWQQAGRAGRRGQGSLVVLVARDEPMDTYLVHHPAALLERDVEASVFNPRNPYLLYGHLYCAAVELPLSDAEAAFAPAVVEALARDGLIKKRTRGWFPTPQLEGQLRPETAHGQVALRGGAGKEVMIVDSSDGRLLGTVDAARAAAQVHPGAVYLHQGETFVIENLDLDDYVALARPDVPDYSTQAHSTTDIRILSAAGEDELINYSPGLWVANVEVEVTNQVTGYVVRLPDGTVGEEVPLEMPEQSLRTRAVAYTIDPLVLDKIGVTAADTPGTLHAAEHAAIGLLPLLATCDRWDIGGVSTARHLDTQLPTVFVYDGHPGGAGFADEGFRRFPEWIEATFAAVRSCGCESGCPSCVQSPKCGNGNNPLDKAGALKLLGALVTMTQGSTAGSD, from the coding sequence ATGGTAGCTGAGTCCCCGAACCCACTGGGCGCGGAGCTCGCGGACATCCTCACCCGCCGCTTCCCGGAGTCCGAGTGCACCCACCTGACCACGCTGCCGCCCCACCCAGCCGAGTACGCGGACTGGCCCGGCTGGGTGGACCCGAAGCTGAAGGAAGTGCTTGTCGATGCCGGCATCGGCAAGCTCTACAGCCACCAGGCCGCCACGGCTCAGGCGGCGTGGGCGGGCCACGACGTGGTGGTGGCCACCGGCACCTCCTCCGGCAAGTCGCTGGGCTACCAGCTGCCCATCCTGACCAGGCTGGCGGCCAACCCGACGGCCTGCGCGCTGTACCTGACCCCCACCAAGGCGCTGGGATCGGATCAGCTGCTGGCCGCCGGGCGCCTGGCCGGCTGGGCCAACCCCGCCCCCTACGACGGCGACACCCCGGCTGAGGCCCGCGCCGGCATCCGGAACAATTCCCGGTTCGTCTTCTCGACCCCGGACATGGTGCACGTCTCGCTTTTGGCCGCCCACCAGCGCTGGGCGCGGTTCTTGCGGCACCTCGAGTTCATCGTCATCGACGAGTGCCACTCCTACCGCGGGGTCTTCGGGGCCAATGTCGCCCTGGTGCTGCGCCGCCTGCTGCGCCTGTGCCGCCACTACGGGGCGAACCCCACCATCATCGCGGCCTCGGCCACCATGCGGGATCCGGCCCGCCACCTGGAGCGGCTCACCGGCCGGCCGGCGCAGGCCGTGACCGCCGACGGAGCGCCGACCGGGACGCGCACCATCATGCTGTGGGAGCCCGGCTTCCTCGACGAGAACACACGCCGCGCCGCCACCTCCGAGGCCGCCGATATCATGGCGGCCCTGGTGGCCGAGGGCGCGCGCACCCTGACCTTCGTGCGCTCCCGGCGCGCCGCGGAGCTGGTCTCCATGCTCTGCCAGGAGGAGCTGTCCGGTCGCCTGGGTCGGGCCGACTTCGCCCGGCGCATCGCCTCCTACCGGGCCGGCTACCTGGCCGAGGACCGCCGCGCCCTGGAGGCCGGCCTCGACGACGGGAGCCTGCTGGGGGTGGCCACGACCTCGGCGCTGGAGCTGGGCATCGACGTCGGCACCCTGGACGCGGTGGTCACCGCCGGTTTTCCCGGCACCGTGGCCAGCTTCTGGCAGCAGGCCGGGCGGGCCGGGCGCCGCGGCCAGGGTTCCCTGGTGGTCTTGGTCGCCCGCGACGAGCCGATGGACACCTACCTGGTCCACCACCCGGCCGCCCTGCTGGAGCGCGACGTCGAGGCCAGCGTGTTCAACCCGCGCAACCCCTACCTGCTCTACGGCCATCTCTACTGCGCGGCCGTGGAGCTGCCGCTGAGCGATGCCGAGGCCGCGTTTGCCCCCGCCGTCGTCGAGGCGCTGGCCCGCGACGGGCTCATCAAGAAGCGGACCCGCGGCTGGTTCCCCACCCCGCAGCTTGAGGGCCAGTTACGCCCCGAGACCGCCCACGGGCAGGTCGCCCTGCGCGGCGGGGCGGGCAAGGAGGTCATGATCGTCGACAGCTCAGACGGGCGCCTGCTGGGCACCGTCGATGCCGCCCGGGCCGCCGCCCAGGTCCACCCCGGCGCGGTCTACCTGCACCAGGGCGAGACCTTCGTCATCGAGAACCTCGACCTGGACGACTACGTGGCCCTGGCGCGCCCCGACGTACCGGACTATTCGACGCAGGCCCACTCCACCACCGACATCCGGATCCTGTCCGCGGCCGGGGAGGACGAGCTCATCAACTACTCGCCCGGCCTGTGGGTGGCCAACGTGGAAGTCGAGGTCACCAACCAGGTCACCGGGTACGTGGTCCGCCTGCCGGACGGCACCGTGGGCGAGGAGGTGCCGCTGGAGATGCCGGAGCAGAGCCTGCGCACCCGCGCCGTGGCTTATACCATCGACCCGCTGGTCTTGGACAAGATCGGGGTCACGGCGGCCGATACCCCGGGCACCCTGCACGCCGCCGAGCACGCCGCTATCGGGCTGCTGCCGCTGCTAGCCACCTGCGATCGTTGGGACATCGGCGGGGTCTCGACGGCGCGCCACCTGGATACCCAGCTGCCCACCGTCTTCGTCTACGACGGCCACCCCGGCGGGGCCGGCTTCGCCGACGAGGGTTTCCGCCGCTTCCCGGAGTGGATTGAGGCCACCTTCGCCGCCGTGCGCTCCTGCGGCTGCGAGTCGGGCTGCCCGTCGTGCGTGCAGTCGCCCAAGTGCGGCAACGGCAACAACCCCCTCGACAAGGCCGGAGCCCTGAAACTGCTGGGAGCCCTGGTCACGATGACGCAGGGCTCCACGGCTGGGTCGGATTGA
- a CDS encoding DUF4244 domain-containing protein: MKIATYLRKKASVLGNEDGMSTIEYAMGSLGAAALAAVLYMVINSGGVSDAIEGIITDALSNTPG; this comes from the coding sequence ATGAAAATTGCTACCTACCTGCGCAAGAAGGCCTCGGTCCTAGGCAACGAGGACGGGATGTCGACCATCGAATACGCCATGGGGAGTTTGGGGGCCGCGGCCCTGGCGGCGGTGCTCTACATGGTCATCAACAGCGGTGGGGTCTCCGACGCTATCGAGGGCATCATCACCGACGCCCTCTCGAACACCCCGGGCTAA
- a CDS encoding cold-shock protein: protein MAQGTVKWFNAEKGYGFIAPEDGSADVFVHYSEIQGGGFRTLEENQKVSFEVGEGAKGPQAQGVTAIS, encoded by the coding sequence ATGGCACAGGGAACCGTCAAGTGGTTTAACGCTGAAAAGGGCTACGGCTTCATCGCTCCGGAGGATGGATCCGCAGACGTCTTCGTGCACTACTCCGAGATCCAAGGCGGCGGCTTCCGCACCCTGGAGGAGAACCAGAAGGTCTCCTTCGAGGTCGGCGAAGGCGCCAAGGGCCCGCAGGCCCAGGGCGTTACCGCCATCTCCTAA
- a CDS encoding TadA family conjugal transfer-associated ATPase, producing the protein MSKVSRPAPTPSPAQLIDSLQQCVAAEPELLHRPADLARRVRQEAGVITDVEVLRVLRQLRDDTTGLGPLERVMYYPGITDVVVNGPHSVFADTGAGLAEVPVRFADDAEVRRLATRLAVGCGARLDDSQPFADGRLERSDGTILRLHAVLSPPAEGGTCLSLRVLRQAQTSFAELIDNGTIDPAVAPVIRDLVAAQVSFLVVGGTGSGKTTLLSALLGEADAAQRLLVIEDTAELKPNHPHVVSLVARRSNAEGQGEITMATLLRQALRMRPDRIIVGEIRGAEVVDLLAALNTGHDGGAGTLHANSLAEVPARMEALAALGGLDRAALHSQLAAAVHVVFTTERGRDGRRRLAQIGLLEGNPVQARVVWSAEAGPREGFAEFAAELSGRLA; encoded by the coding sequence ATGTCTAAAGTCTCGCGGCCTGCGCCGACGCCGTCGCCGGCGCAGCTCATCGACAGCCTCCAGCAGTGCGTGGCGGCCGAGCCGGAGCTGCTCCACCGGCCTGCCGATCTGGCGCGCCGGGTCCGCCAGGAGGCCGGCGTCATCACTGACGTGGAGGTCCTGCGCGTGCTGCGCCAGCTGCGCGACGACACCACCGGACTTGGCCCGCTGGAGCGGGTGATGTACTACCCCGGCATCACGGACGTGGTGGTCAACGGCCCACACTCCGTCTTCGCCGACACCGGGGCCGGGCTCGCGGAGGTCCCGGTCCGCTTCGCTGATGATGCCGAGGTCCGCCGCCTGGCCACCCGCCTGGCCGTGGGCTGCGGGGCGCGCCTGGACGACTCCCAGCCCTTCGCCGACGGACGGCTCGAGCGCAGCGACGGCACCATCCTGCGCCTGCACGCGGTCCTGTCCCCGCCGGCCGAGGGCGGGACCTGCCTGAGCCTGCGCGTGCTGCGGCAGGCGCAAACCAGCTTCGCGGAGCTCATCGACAACGGCACCATCGACCCGGCGGTTGCCCCGGTCATCCGGGACCTTGTCGCCGCCCAGGTCTCCTTCCTGGTGGTCGGGGGCACGGGATCCGGCAAGACGACGCTGCTTTCGGCGCTGCTGGGCGAGGCCGATGCCGCCCAGCGCCTGTTGGTCATCGAAGACACGGCCGAGCTCAAGCCTAACCACCCGCACGTAGTCAGCCTGGTCGCGCGCCGCTCCAACGCGGAAGGGCAGGGCGAAATCACCATGGCCACCCTGCTGCGGCAGGCGCTGCGGATGCGTCCGGATCGGATCATCGTCGGCGAGATCCGCGGCGCGGAGGTCGTGGACCTGCTGGCGGCGCTGAACACCGGGCACGACGGTGGGGCGGGGACCCTGCACGCCAACTCCCTGGCCGAGGTGCCCGCCCGCATGGAAGCCCTCGCCGCCCTCGGCGGGCTGGACCGGGCGGCGCTGCACTCCCAACTGGCGGCGGCGGTGCACGTGGTTTTCACCACCGAGCGCGGCCGGGACGGGCGCCGCCGGCTGGCCCAGATCGGGCTCCTGGAAGGCAACCCGGTGCAAGCACGGGTGGTGTGGAGCGCGGAGGCCGGCCCGCGCGAGGGCTTCGCCGAATTCGCCGCCGAGCTTTCCGGGAGGCTGGCATGA
- a CDS encoding type II secretion system F family protein has protein sequence MTSALWCLAAAAGVWATLPSAAARLGGARGGAPGRRGSLRVAPAVLARVFAVTLVSLWVGRATVVVAGVLVTATAWWVIRDVRRNRIRRTEREVLASFLGTVTGDLRAGATLPTAWARGAEALPAGGPPGLRDVLVSAGVVAARGGSLPQVLQASPQLRGLAQLCALSDDYGIPLARLMESAQARFDAARRHAQATQASLQGPQATAYVLTCLPVAGIAMGVVMGADPVGFLFGGGLGGALLLLGVLLACAGFAWSRYIIGKAAG, from the coding sequence ATGACTAGTGCTCTGTGGTGCTTGGCCGCGGCTGCTGGTGTGTGGGCCACGCTGCCCTCTGCGGCGGCCCGCTTGGGAGGGGCCCGCGGCGGCGCGCCGGGCAGGCGGGGCTCGCTGCGCGTTGCGCCGGCCGTGCTGGCCAGGGTATTCGCGGTGACGCTGGTCAGCCTGTGGGTGGGCCGGGCCACGGTGGTGGTCGCCGGGGTCTTGGTGACCGCGACGGCGTGGTGGGTGATCCGCGACGTGCGGCGAAACCGGATCCGGCGCACCGAGCGGGAGGTGCTGGCCTCCTTCCTGGGCACCGTGACCGGCGACCTGCGGGCCGGGGCCACCCTCCCGACGGCGTGGGCTCGCGGGGCGGAGGCCCTGCCGGCGGGCGGCCCGCCGGGGCTACGCGACGTGCTAGTCAGCGCCGGGGTGGTCGCCGCCCGCGGCGGCAGCCTCCCGCAGGTGCTGCAAGCCAGCCCGCAGCTGCGCGGCCTGGCCCAGCTGTGCGCGCTCAGCGACGACTACGGCATCCCCCTGGCCCGCCTGATGGAAAGCGCGCAGGCGCGCTTCGACGCCGCCCGCCGGCACGCCCAGGCCACCCAGGCGAGCCTCCAGGGCCCGCAGGCCACCGCCTACGTCCTGACCTGCCTGCCGGTGGCGGGTATCGCCATGGGCGTGGTGATGGGCGCCGACCCGGTCGGCTTCCTCTTTGGCGGCGGGCTGGGCGGCGCCCTCTTGCTCCTCGGGGTGCTGCTGGCCTGCGCCGGGTTCGCGTGGTCGCGCTACATCATCGGGAAGGCGGCGGGCTGA
- a CDS encoding Rv3654c family TadE-like protein: MDSPAPALRRAGALARQEDGYATVTAAGIIVALASVLLAVAGIAAHVIARHEAQVAADLAAVAGAYTLATGGDACPAARRTAEHNAARLDRCTVTGRDVVVGASVRWRGAQAKAGPA; this comes from the coding sequence GTGGATAGCCCGGCGCCAGCACTCCGGCGGGCGGGCGCGCTCGCCCGGCAGGAGGACGGCTACGCCACCGTGACCGCGGCCGGAATCATCGTGGCCTTGGCCAGCGTCCTGCTGGCCGTGGCGGGGATCGCCGCGCACGTCATCGCCCGCCACGAGGCCCAGGTGGCGGCGGATCTCGCCGCGGTCGCCGGGGCCTACACCCTGGCCACCGGCGGTGATGCCTGCCCGGCGGCCCGGCGCACGGCCGAACACAACGCCGCCCGCCTGGACCGGTGCACCGTTACCGGCCGCGACGTCGTGGTCGGCGCGTCGGTGCGCTGGCGCGGCGCCCAGGCCAAGGCCGGGCCCGCCTAG
- a CDS encoding type II secretion system F family protein: MSSLAFSGGLSLLLLAAAVACLPTAAGVRVLPKTPRDGPSALLWGISERLTTPQRPDPLDVASDVELFAACLRAGLSTQQAASALARVGQLSERWGAVAALLAVGARGPRAWGRLGIDELAHLVVMSGQSGAAIAQGCERISHTLRVDAQAQATAAAERAGVFVALPLAVCFLPAFVVLGLVPVVISLGAQLL, encoded by the coding sequence ATGTCGTCACTGGCGTTTTCTGGAGGGCTGTCCTTGCTGTTGCTGGCCGCGGCGGTGGCGTGCCTGCCCACGGCGGCTGGCGTCCGGGTGCTGCCGAAGACCCCGCGCGATGGCCCGTCGGCGCTCCTGTGGGGGATTTCGGAGCGCCTCACCACGCCGCAACGGCCCGACCCGCTGGATGTCGCCAGCGACGTCGAGCTCTTCGCCGCTTGCCTGCGGGCTGGGCTGTCCACCCAGCAGGCGGCCAGCGCCCTGGCCCGGGTAGGCCAACTATCCGAGCGCTGGGGAGCGGTGGCCGCGCTGCTCGCGGTGGGGGCCCGAGGGCCGCGGGCCTGGGGGCGGCTGGGTATCGATGAGCTCGCCCACCTCGTGGTCATGTCCGGGCAGTCCGGCGCGGCGATCGCGCAGGGCTGCGAGCGCATCAGCCACACGCTGCGGGTTGATGCGCAGGCCCAGGCGACCGCGGCGGCGGAGCGGGCCGGCGTCTTCGTCGCTCTGCCGCTGGCCGTGTGCTTCCTGCCCGCCTTCGTGGTGCTGGGCTTGGTGCCGGTGGTGATAAGCCTCGGCGCGCAGCTGCTTTAA